One genomic region from Pseudorca crassidens isolate mPseCra1 chromosome 11, mPseCra1.hap1, whole genome shotgun sequence encodes:
- the PIP4K2C gene encoding phosphatidylinositol 5-phosphate 4-kinase type-2 gamma isoform X1, with the protein MASSSVPPATVPAPTAASGTGFGFASKTKKKHFVQQKVKVFRAADPLMGVFLWGVAHSINELSQVPPPVMLLPDDFKASSKIKVNNHLFRRENLPSHFKFKEYCPQVFRNLRDRFGIDDQDYLVSLTRSPPSESEGSDGRFLISYDRTLVIKEVSSEDIADMHSNLSNYHQYIVKCHGNTLLPQFLGMYRVSVDNEDSYMLVMRNMFSHRLPVHRKYDLKGSLVSREASDKEKVKELPTLKDMDFLNKNQKVYIAEEEKKVFLEKLKRDVEFLVQLKIMDYSLLLGIHDIIRGSEPEEEGPVREEESEGDGDCALTGPPALVGSYGTSPEGIGGYIHSHRPLGPGEFESFIDVYAIRSAEGAPQKEVYFMGLIDILTQYDAKKKAAHAAKTVKHGAGAEISTVHPEQYAKRFLDFITNIFA; encoded by the exons ATGGCGTCCTCCTCGGTCCCGCCGGCCACTGTACCGGCGCCGACAGCGGCTTCCGGCACAGGTTTCGGCTTCGCTTCCAAAACCAAGAAAAAGCATTTCGTGCAGCAGAAGGTGAAGGTGTTCCGGGCGGCCGACCCGCTGATGGGCGTGTTCCTGTGGGGCGTAGCCCACTCG ATCAATGAGCTCAGCCAGGTGCCCCCCCCGGTGATGCTGCTGCCAGATGACTTTAAGGCCAGCTCCAAGATCAAGGTCAACAATCACCTTTTCCGCAG GGAAAATCTGCCCAGTCATTTCAAGTTCAAGGAGTATTGTCCCCAGGTCTTCAGGAACCTGCGTGATCGATTTGGTATTGATGACCAGGATTACTTG GTGTCCCTTACCCGAAGTCCCCCGAGTGAAAGTGAAGGCAGTGATGGTCGCTTCCTTATCTCCTATGATCGGACTCTGGTCATCAAAGAAGTATCCAGTGAGGACATTGCTGACATGCATAGCAACCTCTCCAACTACCATCAG TACATTGTGAAGTGCCATGGCAACACACTGCTGCCCCAGTTCCTGGGGATGTACCGGGTTAGCGTGGACAACGAAGACAGCTACATGCTTGTGATGCGCAACATGTTTAGCCACCGTCTCCCTGTGCACAGGAAGTATGACCTCAAG GGCTCCCTAGTGTCCCGGGAAGCCAGCGATAAGGAGAAG GTTAAAGAATTGCCCACCCTTAAGGACATGGACTTTCTCAACAAGAACCAGAAAGTTTATATTGctgaagaggagaagaaagtcTTTCTAGAGAAGCTAAAGAGAGATGTGGAG TTCCTAGTGCAGCTGAAGATCATGGACTACAGCCTTCTGCTGGGCATCCACGACATCATTCGCGGCTCTGAACCAGAGGAGGAGGGGCCTGTGCGGGAGGAGGAGTCAGAGGGGGATGGGGACTGTGCCCTGACCGGACCTCCTGCTCTGGTGGGCTCCTATGGCACTTCCCCTGAGGGTATCGGCGGCTACATCCATTCCCACCGGCCCCTGGGCCCTGGAGAGTTTGAATCCTTCATTGATGTCTATGCCATCCGGAGTGCTGAGG GGGCCCCTCAGAAGGAGGTGTATTTCATGGGCCTTATTGACATCCTGACACAGTATGATGCCAAGAAGAAAGCAGCTCACGCAGCCAAAACTGTCAAGCATGGG GCGGGGGCAGAGATTTCTACTGTCCATCCTGAGCAGTATGCTAAGCGATTCCTGGATTTTATTACCAACATCTTTGCCTAA
- the PIP4K2C gene encoding phosphatidylinositol 5-phosphate 4-kinase type-2 gamma isoform X2: MLLPDDFKASSKIKVNNHLFRRENLPSHFKFKEYCPQVFRNLRDRFGIDDQDYLVSLTRSPPSESEGSDGRFLISYDRTLVIKEVSSEDIADMHSNLSNYHQYIVKCHGNTLLPQFLGMYRVSVDNEDSYMLVMRNMFSHRLPVHRKYDLKGSLVSREASDKEKVKELPTLKDMDFLNKNQKVYIAEEEKKVFLEKLKRDVEFLVQLKIMDYSLLLGIHDIIRGSEPEEEGPVREEESEGDGDCALTGPPALVGSYGTSPEGIGGYIHSHRPLGPGEFESFIDVYAIRSAEGAPQKEVYFMGLIDILTQYDAKKKAAHAAKTVKHGAGAEISTVHPEQYAKRFLDFITNIFA; the protein is encoded by the exons ATGCTGCTGCCAGATGACTTTAAGGCCAGCTCCAAGATCAAGGTCAACAATCACCTTTTCCGCAG GGAAAATCTGCCCAGTCATTTCAAGTTCAAGGAGTATTGTCCCCAGGTCTTCAGGAACCTGCGTGATCGATTTGGTATTGATGACCAGGATTACTTG GTGTCCCTTACCCGAAGTCCCCCGAGTGAAAGTGAAGGCAGTGATGGTCGCTTCCTTATCTCCTATGATCGGACTCTGGTCATCAAAGAAGTATCCAGTGAGGACATTGCTGACATGCATAGCAACCTCTCCAACTACCATCAG TACATTGTGAAGTGCCATGGCAACACACTGCTGCCCCAGTTCCTGGGGATGTACCGGGTTAGCGTGGACAACGAAGACAGCTACATGCTTGTGATGCGCAACATGTTTAGCCACCGTCTCCCTGTGCACAGGAAGTATGACCTCAAG GGCTCCCTAGTGTCCCGGGAAGCCAGCGATAAGGAGAAG GTTAAAGAATTGCCCACCCTTAAGGACATGGACTTTCTCAACAAGAACCAGAAAGTTTATATTGctgaagaggagaagaaagtcTTTCTAGAGAAGCTAAAGAGAGATGTGGAG TTCCTAGTGCAGCTGAAGATCATGGACTACAGCCTTCTGCTGGGCATCCACGACATCATTCGCGGCTCTGAACCAGAGGAGGAGGGGCCTGTGCGGGAGGAGGAGTCAGAGGGGGATGGGGACTGTGCCCTGACCGGACCTCCTGCTCTGGTGGGCTCCTATGGCACTTCCCCTGAGGGTATCGGCGGCTACATCCATTCCCACCGGCCCCTGGGCCCTGGAGAGTTTGAATCCTTCATTGATGTCTATGCCATCCGGAGTGCTGAGG GGGCCCCTCAGAAGGAGGTGTATTTCATGGGCCTTATTGACATCCTGACACAGTATGATGCCAAGAAGAAAGCAGCTCACGCAGCCAAAACTGTCAAGCATGGG GCGGGGGCAGAGATTTCTACTGTCCATCCTGAGCAGTATGCTAAGCGATTCCTGGATTTTATTACCAACATCTTTGCCTAA
- the DTX3 gene encoding probable E3 ubiquitin-protein ligase DTX3 isoform X1, with the protein MPILSSSGSKMAACGGTCKNKVTVSKPVWDFLSKETPARLARLREEHRVSILIDGETSDIYVLQLSPQGPPPAPPNGLYLARKALKGLLKEAEKELKKAQRQGELMGCLALGGGGEHPELHRPGPPPLRAAPLLPPGARGLPPPPPPLPPPLPPRLREEAEEQESTCPICLGEIQNAKTLEKCRHSFCEGCITRALQVKKACPMCGRFYGQLVGNQPQNGRMLVSKDATLLLPSYEKYGTIVIQYVFPPGVQGAEHPNPGVRYPGTTRVAYLPDCPEGNKVLTLFRKAFDQRLTFTIGTSMTTGRPNVITWNDIHHKTSCTGGPQLFGYPDPTYLTRVQEELRAKGITDD; encoded by the exons atgccaatTCTAAGCTCTTCAGGATCAAA AATGGCAGCCTGTGGAGGCACCTGCAAGAACAAAGTGACTGTCTCCAAGCCTGTGTGGGACTTCCTCAGCAAGGAGACCCCTGCCCGGCTGGCCCGGCTTCGGGAGGAGCACCGTGTGTCCATTCTCATAGACGGCGAGACTTCTGACATCTATGTCCTCCAGCTTTCCCCTCagggccctcccccagcccctcccaatgGGCTCTACCTGGCCCGGAAGGCTCTCAAGGGGCTGctcaaagaggcagagaaagagctgAAGAAAGCTCAGAGGCAGGGGGAGCTTATGGGCTGCCTggctttggggggtgggggggagcaccCTGAGCTGCACCGCCCAGGCCCGCCCCCTCTCCGAGcagccccactcctgcccccaggGGCACGGGGGCTgcccccccctcctcctcccctgccccctcctctccccccccgCCTTCGGGAGGAGGCAGAAGAGCAGGAGAGCACCTGCCCCATCTGTCTGGGGGAGATCCAGAATGCCAAGACATTAGAGAAGTGCCGGCACTCATTCTGCGAGGGCTGCATCACCCGGGCCCTGCAGGTGAAAAAGGCCTGCCCCATGTGTGGCCGTTTCTATGGGCAGCTGGTGGGCAACCAGCCCCAGAATGGGCGGATGCTGGTCTCTAAGGATGCCACACTCCTCCTACCCAGCTATGAGAAGTACGGCACCATCGTCATCCAGTACGTCTTCCCGCCCGGTGTCCAGGGG gctgaaCACCCAAACCCAGGAGTTCGGTATCCTGGCACCACACGGGTGGCCTACCTCCCGGACTGCCCTGAGGGCAACAAGGTGCTGACCCTGTTCCGCAAGGCATTTGACCAGCGTCTCACCTTCACTATCGGCACGTCCATGACCACAGGGAGACCGAATGTCATCACCTGGAACGATATCCACCACAAGACCAGCTGCACAGGGGGACCACAGCT GTTTGGGTACCCGGACCCCACCTACCTGACCCGGGTGCAAGAGGAGCTGAGAGCCAAGGGCATCACCGATGACTGA
- the DTX3 gene encoding probable E3 ubiquitin-protein ligase DTX3 isoform X2 produces MSFVLSRMAACGGTCKNKVTVSKPVWDFLSKETPARLARLREEHRVSILIDGETSDIYVLQLSPQGPPPAPPNGLYLARKALKGLLKEAEKELKKAQRQGELMGCLALGGGGEHPELHRPGPPPLRAAPLLPPGARGLPPPPPPLPPPLPPRLREEAEEQESTCPICLGEIQNAKTLEKCRHSFCEGCITRALQVKKACPMCGRFYGQLVGNQPQNGRMLVSKDATLLLPSYEKYGTIVIQYVFPPGVQGAEHPNPGVRYPGTTRVAYLPDCPEGNKVLTLFRKAFDQRLTFTIGTSMTTGRPNVITWNDIHHKTSCTGGPQLFGYPDPTYLTRVQEELRAKGITDD; encoded by the exons A TGTCGTTCGTCCTGTCCAGAATGGCAGCCTGTGGAGGCACCTGCAAGAACAAAGTGACTGTCTCCAAGCCTGTGTGGGACTTCCTCAGCAAGGAGACCCCTGCCCGGCTGGCCCGGCTTCGGGAGGAGCACCGTGTGTCCATTCTCATAGACGGCGAGACTTCTGACATCTATGTCCTCCAGCTTTCCCCTCagggccctcccccagcccctcccaatgGGCTCTACCTGGCCCGGAAGGCTCTCAAGGGGCTGctcaaagaggcagagaaagagctgAAGAAAGCTCAGAGGCAGGGGGAGCTTATGGGCTGCCTggctttggggggtgggggggagcaccCTGAGCTGCACCGCCCAGGCCCGCCCCCTCTCCGAGcagccccactcctgcccccaggGGCACGGGGGCTgcccccccctcctcctcccctgccccctcctctccccccccgCCTTCGGGAGGAGGCAGAAGAGCAGGAGAGCACCTGCCCCATCTGTCTGGGGGAGATCCAGAATGCCAAGACATTAGAGAAGTGCCGGCACTCATTCTGCGAGGGCTGCATCACCCGGGCCCTGCAGGTGAAAAAGGCCTGCCCCATGTGTGGCCGTTTCTATGGGCAGCTGGTGGGCAACCAGCCCCAGAATGGGCGGATGCTGGTCTCTAAGGATGCCACACTCCTCCTACCCAGCTATGAGAAGTACGGCACCATCGTCATCCAGTACGTCTTCCCGCCCGGTGTCCAGGGG gctgaaCACCCAAACCCAGGAGTTCGGTATCCTGGCACCACACGGGTGGCCTACCTCCCGGACTGCCCTGAGGGCAACAAGGTGCTGACCCTGTTCCGCAAGGCATTTGACCAGCGTCTCACCTTCACTATCGGCACGTCCATGACCACAGGGAGACCGAATGTCATCACCTGGAACGATATCCACCACAAGACCAGCTGCACAGGGGGACCACAGCT GTTTGGGTACCCGGACCCCACCTACCTGACCCGGGTGCAAGAGGAGCTGAGAGCCAAGGGCATCACCGATGACTGA